The Megalops cyprinoides isolate fMegCyp1 chromosome 22, fMegCyp1.pri, whole genome shotgun sequence genome contains a region encoding:
- the LOC118769805 gene encoding myozenin-2-like isoform X1 produces MSRFSTMSTKERKMQAAAICREVQGSNGDTMDLGKKLSTPKDIMLEELSLLSNRGSRLFKMRQRRSEKYTFESIQNEANMQLNNGVQAQNNGTAESKAEGNGLDAKTPPNTPDPRSPPNPDTIAPGYGGPLKDVPPEKFNTTAVPKSYHSPWEQAIINDPALADTLQLRMPVPEPRPEGPEYKSFNRVATPFGGFEKAPRGITFKLPELDLNPPKYPELQDPTAKRPTFNRTAQGWISDGVPLILPTVSLEPAEIPESDDL; encoded by the exons ATGTCTCGGTTCAGCACCATGTCCACCAAAGAGCGGAAGATGCAGGCGGCGGCTATTTGCCGAGAGGTCCAGGGTTCCAATG GCGACACGATGGACCTTGGAAAGAAGCTAAGCACTCCTAAAGACATCATGTTGGAGGAGCTCTCATTGCTCTCCAACAGGGGCTCTCGCCTCTTCAAGATGCGCCAGAGGAGGTCAGAGAAATACACCTTTGAGAGCATACAGAATGAAGCTAACATGCAGCTGAAT AATGGTGTTCAAGCACAGAACAATGGAACCGCAGAAAGCAAAGCTGAAGGAAATGGCCTGGACGCCAAAACGCCACCCAACACACCTGATCCAAGGAGCCCCCCGAACCCAGACACCATTGCGCCAG GTTACGGTGGACCCTTGAAGGACGTCCCTCCCGAAAAGTTTAACACCACGGCGGTTCCAAAGTCCTACCACTCCCCCTGGGAGCAGGCCATCATCAACGACCCCGCCCTGGCAGACACGCTGCAGTTGAGGATGCCGGTCCCCGAGCCCAGGCCTGAGGGCCCGGAGTACAAGAGCTTTAACAG GGTTGCCACTCCGTTTGGCGGCTTCGAGAAGGCCCCCAGGGGAATCACGTTCAAGCTCCCCGAGCTGGACCTGAACCCCCCCAAATACCCAGAGCTCCAGGACCCGACAGCCAAGCGGCCCACTTTCAACAGGACGGCGCAGGGCTGGATATCGGACGGCGTCCCCCTCATCCTGCCCACTGTGTCCCTGGAGCCCGCGGAGATCCCCGAGTCCGACGACCTCTGA
- the LOC118769805 gene encoding myozenin-2-like isoform X2 — translation MDLGKKLSTPKDIMLEELSLLSNRGSRLFKMRQRRSEKYTFESIQNEANMQLNNGVQAQNNGTAESKAEGNGLDAKTPPNTPDPRSPPNPDTIAPGYGGPLKDVPPEKFNTTAVPKSYHSPWEQAIINDPALADTLQLRMPVPEPRPEGPEYKSFNRVATPFGGFEKAPRGITFKLPELDLNPPKYPELQDPTAKRPTFNRTAQGWISDGVPLILPTVSLEPAEIPESDDL, via the exons ATGGACCTTGGAAAGAAGCTAAGCACTCCTAAAGACATCATGTTGGAGGAGCTCTCATTGCTCTCCAACAGGGGCTCTCGCCTCTTCAAGATGCGCCAGAGGAGGTCAGAGAAATACACCTTTGAGAGCATACAGAATGAAGCTAACATGCAGCTGAAT AATGGTGTTCAAGCACAGAACAATGGAACCGCAGAAAGCAAAGCTGAAGGAAATGGCCTGGACGCCAAAACGCCACCCAACACACCTGATCCAAGGAGCCCCCCGAACCCAGACACCATTGCGCCAG GTTACGGTGGACCCTTGAAGGACGTCCCTCCCGAAAAGTTTAACACCACGGCGGTTCCAAAGTCCTACCACTCCCCCTGGGAGCAGGCCATCATCAACGACCCCGCCCTGGCAGACACGCTGCAGTTGAGGATGCCGGTCCCCGAGCCCAGGCCTGAGGGCCCGGAGTACAAGAGCTTTAACAG GGTTGCCACTCCGTTTGGCGGCTTCGAGAAGGCCCCCAGGGGAATCACGTTCAAGCTCCCCGAGCTGGACCTGAACCCCCCCAAATACCCAGAGCTCCAGGACCCGACAGCCAAGCGGCCCACTTTCAACAGGACGGCGCAGGGCTGGATATCGGACGGCGTCCCCCTCATCCTGCCCACTGTGTCCCTGGAGCCCGCGGAGATCCCCGAGTCCGACGACCTCTGA